A genomic stretch from Falsibacillus albus includes:
- a CDS encoding BrxA/BrxB family bacilliredoxin, with translation MSMAYEEYMKQMVKPMRAELTRAGFKELLSAEEVEEFMEKAVGTTLVVVNSVCGCAAGLARPSATQSIVVSEKAPDNLVTVFAGQDKEATEKMRSYFKGYEPSSPSMALLKGKEVVHFIPREEIEDHAMEDIIHNLTTAYHKHC, from the coding sequence ATGTCAATGGCATACGAAGAATATATGAAACAAATGGTTAAACCGATGAGAGCTGAGCTGACACGCGCTGGCTTTAAGGAGTTATTGAGTGCAGAAGAAGTCGAAGAATTCATGGAAAAGGCAGTTGGAACCACTTTGGTGGTGGTAAATTCGGTTTGCGGCTGTGCAGCTGGGCTGGCAAGGCCATCTGCCACTCAATCCATTGTGGTATCAGAAAAAGCACCAGACAACCTGGTGACTGTTTTTGCCGGACAGGATAAAGAGGCAACAGAAAAGATGCGGAGCTATTTCAAAGGATATGAGCCTTCATCTCCTTCAATGGCCTTATTAAAGGGCAAAGAAGTGGTTCATTTCATCCCTCGTGAAGAAATTGAAGACCATGCGATGGAAGACATCATCCACAACTTGACGACAGCCTACCATAAGCATTGTTAA
- a CDS encoding HD domain-containing protein → MNIIERTEEFVRLKLGHDTSGHDWHHVDRVRKMALYIAEKERKGDLFIIEMAALLHDIADDKLYENPEDGYKILLDWLESCRLNRQQMESILSIINTISFKGGNEAELNHIEAQIVRDADRLDALGAIGIARTFAYGGKKGAPLYDPSLPVRKDMTVEEYRNGKSSSIHHFYEKLLLLKDKMHTKTAKELAQKRHHVMEDFLKQFYTEWNGSE, encoded by the coding sequence ATGAATATTATTGAAAGAACCGAAGAATTTGTGCGTTTGAAATTGGGACATGACACATCCGGCCATGATTGGCACCATGTCGACCGAGTGCGGAAAATGGCATTATACATAGCAGAGAAAGAAAGAAAAGGAGATTTGTTTATTATTGAAATGGCAGCTTTGCTCCATGATATTGCCGATGACAAACTATATGAAAACCCTGAAGACGGTTATAAGATCCTCTTGGATTGGCTTGAATCGTGCAGATTAAATCGACAACAGATGGAAAGCATCCTTTCAATCATCAATACCATTTCATTCAAAGGAGGAAATGAAGCGGAATTAAACCATATAGAAGCGCAGATTGTCAGGGATGCAGATCGGCTAGATGCACTTGGTGCGATAGGCATTGCCCGGACCTTTGCGTATGGAGGGAAGAAAGGAGCACCGCTGTATGATCCATCCCTTCCAGTCCGAAAGGATATGACAGTAGAGGAATACCGTAATGGAAAATCCTCTTCGATTCATCATTTTTATGAAAAGTTATTGCTATTAAAAGACAAAATGCATACAAAGACAGCTAAGGAACTTGCCCAAAAAAGACATCATGTGATGGAGGATTTCCTGAAGCAATTTTACACAGAATGGAATGGTAGCGAATGA
- a CDS encoding ABC-F family ATP-binding cassette domain-containing protein has translation MKMLSVEHLSKSYGEKELFNDISFTISEKNRIGLIGVNGTGKSSLLKLIAGIDLPDSGETMQPKDYSIGYLSQDPEVHSDMTVLEQVFQSEAVVIKLLKSYEEALLRLEQNPGDTGLQESLFALQKQMDAHQAWEASSAAKTILTKLGIIEFNKKMGELSGGQKKRVALAQVLIESPDLLILDEPTNHLDYQSVKWLEEYLSKYSGALLLVTHDRYFLDSVTNRIFELDGGSLYEYKGNYQDFVEAKAVREEQMEAAEEKRRNLFRNELAWMRRGAKARTTKQKARIQRFEQLDSQIGHLPNKEQVDIAMKGSRLGKQVLEFKSANKTFDQKEILVDFNWLVKPGDRFGIVGKNGSGKSTLLNIITGNIPLDSGEISLGQTVKVAYFQQNHDEINEDMRMIEYLRESGDVIETTDGEKISAAQMLERFLFPMHTHGTLIRKLSGGEKRRLYLLKLLMERPNVLLLDEPTNDLDTQTLTVLEDYILEFAGVVITVSHDRYFLDKTANQLLVFNGNGQIESFYGTYSEYLEKVSQELKDQEKYKENKGKKELAKDETQTKKKKMTYMEKKEWEQIESNIANIEEKLENSQNELQNIGSDFDRARILMEEIDKLNEELENLIERWSYLSELAD, from the coding sequence ATGAAGATGTTATCTGTAGAGCATTTATCCAAATCTTATGGGGAAAAGGAATTGTTTAATGATATCTCTTTTACAATTTCAGAAAAAAACAGGATAGGGCTCATTGGGGTCAATGGCACAGGGAAATCCAGTCTATTGAAATTGATCGCGGGAATCGATCTGCCCGATTCAGGTGAAACGATGCAGCCAAAAGACTACTCGATCGGCTACTTATCACAGGATCCTGAAGTACATAGCGATATGACGGTTTTAGAACAGGTATTCCAGAGCGAAGCGGTCGTGATCAAGCTATTGAAATCATATGAGGAGGCATTATTGAGACTTGAACAAAACCCAGGCGATACCGGTTTGCAGGAATCATTATTTGCTTTACAGAAGCAAATGGATGCTCATCAAGCTTGGGAAGCAAGCTCGGCTGCCAAAACAATCCTAACCAAATTAGGCATTATTGAATTCAACAAAAAAATGGGGGAGCTTTCAGGCGGTCAAAAAAAACGTGTTGCGTTGGCACAGGTATTGATTGAATCTCCTGATTTGCTGATTTTGGATGAGCCGACGAATCACTTGGACTACCAATCTGTAAAATGGCTTGAAGAATATTTATCAAAATACAGCGGAGCGCTATTGCTTGTCACCCATGATCGTTATTTTCTTGATTCTGTGACCAATCGAATATTCGAGCTTGACGGCGGATCCTTATATGAATACAAAGGGAATTATCAGGATTTTGTCGAAGCCAAGGCTGTCCGTGAAGAACAAATGGAGGCAGCTGAAGAAAAGAGGAGGAACCTATTCCGCAATGAACTAGCCTGGATGAGAAGAGGGGCAAAGGCAAGGACGACAAAGCAGAAGGCGAGGATCCAAAGATTCGAACAGCTTGATTCACAGATCGGCCATTTGCCGAATAAGGAACAGGTCGATATCGCCATGAAGGGAAGCAGGCTCGGGAAACAAGTGCTTGAGTTCAAATCCGCCAATAAGACCTTTGATCAAAAAGAGATACTTGTTGATTTTAATTGGCTGGTGAAGCCGGGCGACAGATTTGGAATCGTCGGGAAGAATGGCAGCGGGAAATCAACCCTTCTAAATATCATAACCGGTAACATTCCTCTTGACAGTGGTGAGATTTCCTTGGGGCAGACGGTGAAAGTTGCCTACTTTCAGCAAAATCACGATGAAATCAATGAAGATATGAGGATGATTGAGTATCTGCGGGAATCAGGTGATGTGATTGAAACGACGGATGGTGAGAAAATTTCAGCTGCACAAATGTTGGAGCGGTTTTTATTCCCGATGCACACCCATGGCACATTGATCAGAAAGCTCTCAGGAGGGGAAAAAAGAAGGCTGTATTTATTGAAGCTTTTAATGGAAAGACCGAATGTTCTGTTGCTGGATGAACCGACCAATGATTTGGATACGCAGACTTTGACGGTACTGGAGGATTACATCCTTGAATTTGCTGGAGTGGTCATTACCGTTTCGCATGACCGCTACTTTCTTGATAAGACGGCGAATCAGCTCCTTGTATTTAATGGAAATGGGCAAATAGAATCCTTCTACGGTACATATAGTGAGTATCTGGAAAAGGTTTCTCAGGAACTAAAGGACCAGGAAAAGTACAAGGAAAATAAAGGCAAAAAAGAACTGGCAAAGGATGAAACGCAAACAAAGAAAAAGAAAATGACATATATGGAGAAGAAAGAATGGGAACAAATCGAATCCAATATTGCAAATATTGAGGAGAAATTGGAAAATTCCCAAAATGAACTGCAAAATATCGGAAGCGATTTTGATCGGGCAAGGATCCTGATGGAAGAAATCGATAAATTGAACGAAGAATTAGAGAATTTGATCGAGAGATGGTCTTACTTATCCGAATTGGCAGACTGA
- a CDS encoding DegV family protein, giving the protein MKVAWVTDSTACIDEELRLLPNLYVMPMTILLDEEEFLDGVDLCSEELFERLKTLKGPPKSSQPSLGAFLEVYRDLSGKYDHVVSIHVSSHFSGTYSSALQASKMIDLPITVVDSRILSYPLSFLIKRGIKWLEEGFSLEEMLQKVEKLIKANETYVLVGSLEQLHRSGRMNGLQFYLGSLLKIKPILSIEDGILSVKDKVRSNQKALERIIQYLKASMIESNISEVYVLYGLNDAEAKKWQEYLNIVIPGVKCTFHPLGAVIGLHAGENTIGISWYAQ; this is encoded by the coding sequence ATGAAGGTGGCCTGGGTGACCGATAGTACTGCATGTATAGATGAAGAACTCCGATTACTCCCTAATCTATATGTTATGCCAATGACGATCTTATTGGATGAAGAAGAATTCTTGGATGGAGTGGACCTTTGCTCAGAAGAGCTATTTGAAAGATTGAAGACATTAAAAGGGCCCCCAAAATCTTCACAGCCTTCCTTGGGAGCATTTCTTGAAGTATATCGAGACCTTAGCGGGAAGTATGATCATGTTGTATCCATCCATGTATCCTCTCATTTCAGCGGGACATACTCATCCGCCCTGCAAGCTTCGAAAATGATCGACCTGCCCATTACAGTGGTGGATTCCAGAATCCTTTCCTATCCCCTATCTTTCTTGATAAAAAGAGGGATAAAGTGGCTCGAAGAAGGTTTTTCGTTGGAAGAAATGCTGCAAAAGGTCGAGAAATTAATTAAAGCAAATGAAACCTATGTCCTTGTCGGCAGTCTGGAACAGCTCCATAGAAGCGGAAGAATGAATGGGCTGCAATTCTATCTTGGGAGCTTGTTGAAGATTAAACCAATACTCTCCATTGAAGATGGCATACTGAGCGTAAAGGACAAGGTCCGAAGTAATCAAAAGGCGCTCGAAAGAATCATCCAATATTTGAAGGCAAGTATGATCGAATCCAATATAAGCGAAGTCTATGTATTGTACGGATTAAATGATGCAGAGGCGAAAAAATGGCAGGAATATTTAAACATTGTCATCCCGGGGGTTAAATGCACCTTTCATCCGCTGGGGGCTGTTATCGGCCTGCATGCAGGCGAAAATACCATCGGGATTAGCTGGTATGCACAATGA
- a CDS encoding conserved virulence factor C family protein, which translates to MNIKSIEPTPSPNTMKIILDQELPAGKSNNYKKDAAEGAPPLLKDILTVDGVKGVYHVADFLAVERNPKFDWQDILPAVRKAFGEETTTGASNGKPDEHFGEVNASVLFFKGIPMQIKLNDGQQEKRYGLPDFYANAVDEAQNEGDNVVLLRKWKDYGIRYGELDQIGQELTEEILAAYPSDRVENLIKDSKQPELQNRKAAKSKIKLTIEMLNDPDWKKRYQLLDQMDDPTLEDLPVLKMALHDEKPAIRRLAVVYLGMIENKQVLPYLYDGLKDKTVMVRRTAGDCLSDLGFAEAMEPMMEALKDPSKIVRWRAAMFLYETGNEKALPALKNAENDPEFEVKLQVMMAIERIAGGEEAKGSVWKQMTEAREVNKKEE; encoded by the coding sequence ATGAACATTAAATCCATTGAACCTACACCAAGTCCCAATACGATGAAAATCATATTAGATCAAGAACTCCCTGCTGGAAAAAGCAATAATTATAAAAAAGATGCTGCAGAAGGTGCTCCGCCATTACTAAAGGATATTCTAACCGTTGATGGAGTAAAAGGAGTCTACCATGTGGCAGATTTCCTTGCGGTTGAAAGAAATCCAAAATTTGATTGGCAGGACATTTTACCTGCAGTACGCAAAGCGTTTGGAGAGGAAACAACTACAGGAGCAAGCAATGGAAAGCCGGATGAGCATTTCGGCGAAGTAAACGCTTCTGTTTTATTTTTCAAAGGGATACCGATGCAGATCAAGTTAAATGATGGGCAGCAAGAAAAACGATATGGATTGCCTGATTTTTATGCGAATGCTGTGGATGAAGCGCAAAATGAAGGAGACAACGTCGTCCTTCTGAGAAAATGGAAGGATTACGGAATAAGATATGGAGAACTGGATCAAATCGGCCAAGAGCTCACAGAAGAAATTTTAGCAGCTTACCCTTCAGATCGAGTGGAAAATTTGATTAAAGACTCCAAACAGCCTGAACTTCAAAACAGAAAGGCAGCTAAAAGCAAAATTAAGCTTACAATTGAAATGCTTAATGATCCTGATTGGAAGAAGAGATATCAACTTTTGGATCAAATGGATGACCCGACATTGGAGGACCTTCCTGTACTGAAAATGGCGCTGCACGATGAAAAACCAGCAATCAGGCGGCTTGCGGTCGTTTACTTGGGCATGATCGAGAATAAGCAGGTCCTCCCATATCTTTATGATGGGCTGAAGGATAAAACAGTGATGGTGCGTCGCACTGCAGGAGATTGTTTATCCGATTTAGGTTTTGCTGAGGCAATGGAGCCCATGATGGAGGCCCTGAAAGATCCGAGTAAGATTGTCCGTTGGAGAGCAGCTATGTTCTTATACGAAACTGGAAATGAAAAAGCCCTTCCTGCATTGAAAAATGCTGAGAACGATCCTGAATTTGAAGTGAAGCTTCAGGTAATGATGGCGATTGAACGGATTGCAGGCGGTGAAGAAGCCAAAGGTTCAGTCTGGAAACAAATGACCGAAGCCCGTGAAGTAAATAAAAAGGAGGAATAA